A window of the Myxococcus fulvus genome harbors these coding sequences:
- a CDS encoding tetratricopeptide repeat protein, with amino-acid sequence MANPAVHSGLLRPHHRSLLVFVVALAVYAGTLRNGLVYDDLQLVVENPWLRSWSELGNAFLHPLFPSEDGVPPAEARGPAGAYFRPLAHVLLFAQRSVFGLQAWGFHLVLMLLHAGVSVLVLGLLRACLKTRGEHSAGTAEWAAVAGALLFAVHPVHTESVAWVSGCMDVAATLLVLLAVRQMAVGPPTWRRGVGAGLLGGAALLFKEVAVVFPVVLWATDRAMGGVVSPPGLRGWARRYAPLGLGALGYAALRLNAVGLSLPVHAEGGPSGLYPLHMLALVGKLGAKLFWPHPLVVTIPSRVPPLASEVVLGGVLLLGLAVVSWRAWRASRATFAGAVWLLTPLLPVLLMQLRGVEAYAERFLYLPSVGFCLLVAVGVRWLLERWPGQARAVGLAAGGVVVVFAALTLARVPAWRDDISLWEDTLSKTPDQPSIHAYLGASYLKARRVEDAIPHLQMAVASLPRLYQPQSDLAVAYALLGRMDLAIPQLERVHAMRPKEPVVLHNLGLALRKAERLEEAVERFRAAVMLSPRRADSHLELGRTLLRLGRAGEAVAPLEEALRLRPDSAPAREGLRQARLAAGATQ; translated from the coding sequence ATGGCAAACCCCGCTGTGCATTCCGGCCTGCTTCGACCCCATCATCGGTCCCTGCTGGTCTTCGTCGTGGCGCTGGCGGTGTATGCGGGGACGCTTCGCAACGGGCTCGTCTACGACGACCTCCAGCTCGTCGTGGAGAACCCCTGGTTGCGCTCCTGGTCGGAGCTGGGCAACGCGTTCCTCCACCCGCTGTTCCCCTCGGAGGACGGGGTGCCGCCCGCGGAGGCCAGGGGGCCCGCGGGGGCCTACTTCCGGCCGTTGGCGCACGTGCTCCTCTTCGCGCAGCGCTCGGTCTTCGGGCTCCAGGCGTGGGGCTTCCACCTGGTGCTGATGCTGCTGCACGCCGGCGTCAGCGTGCTGGTCCTCGGGCTGCTGCGCGCGTGTTTGAAGACGCGGGGTGAGCACTCGGCGGGGACGGCGGAGTGGGCCGCGGTGGCGGGGGCGCTCCTGTTCGCCGTGCACCCCGTGCATACCGAGTCGGTGGCGTGGGTGAGTGGCTGCATGGACGTGGCGGCGACCCTCCTGGTGCTGCTCGCGGTACGGCAGATGGCCGTCGGGCCTCCCACCTGGCGCCGAGGCGTGGGCGCGGGGCTCCTGGGGGGCGCGGCGCTGCTCTTCAAGGAAGTGGCGGTGGTGTTCCCCGTCGTGCTGTGGGCCACCGACAGGGCGATGGGGGGCGTCGTGTCGCCCCCGGGGCTTCGGGGATGGGCACGCCGCTATGCTCCGCTGGGCCTGGGCGCGTTGGGCTACGCGGCGCTGCGGCTCAACGCCGTCGGCCTCTCCCTGCCGGTGCATGCGGAGGGAGGGCCGTCGGGCCTCTACCCACTGCACATGCTGGCGTTGGTGGGGAAGCTGGGGGCGAAGCTCTTCTGGCCCCATCCGCTCGTGGTGACGATTCCCTCACGGGTGCCTCCCCTTGCCTCGGAGGTGGTGCTGGGGGGCGTCCTGCTCCTGGGCCTGGCGGTCGTGTCATGGCGCGCGTGGCGCGCGTCCCGGGCCACCTTCGCCGGGGCCGTCTGGCTGCTGACGCCGCTGCTGCCCGTGTTGCTCATGCAACTCAGGGGTGTGGAGGCCTACGCCGAGCGCTTCCTCTACCTGCCCTCCGTGGGCTTCTGCCTGCTGGTGGCCGTGGGGGTGAGGTGGCTCCTCGAGCGCTGGCCGGGGCAGGCGAGGGCGGTGGGGCTCGCGGCGGGTGGCGTGGTGGTGGTCTTCGCCGCTTTGACGCTGGCGCGGGTGCCCGCGTGGCGCGATGACATCTCACTGTGGGAGGACACCCTCTCCAAGACGCCGGACCAGCCCAGCATCCACGCCTACCTGGGGGCGTCCTATCTCAAGGCGCGCCGCGTGGAGGATGCGATTCCTCACTTGCAGATGGCGGTGGCGTCACTGCCGCGGCTGTACCAGCCGCAGAGCGACCTGGCCGTCGCGTACGCCCTGCTGGGACGCATGGACCTGGCCATCCCGCAGCTCGAGCGGGTCCACGCGATGCGCCCCAAGGAGCCCGTCGTCCTCCACAACCTGGGGCTCGCCCTGCGCAAGGCGGAGCGACTGGAGGAGGCGGTGGAGCGCTTCAGGGCCGCGGTGATGCTTTCGCCCCGGCGCGCGGACTCGCACCTGGAACTGGGGCGCACGCTGCTTCGGTTGGGACGCGCGGGCGAAGCGGTGGCTCCGTTGGAGGAAGCCCTGCGTCTTCGGCCGGACTCGGCGCCCGCGCGAGAGGGGCTGCGGCAGGCGCGGCTGGCGGCGGGCGCCACGCAGTGA
- a CDS encoding glycosyltransferase family 39 protein, producing MAQAALGCFLVAAFFGLGRTAPGLTLSFRMPFSASSSGELYQWLGHALLLVPGGVLLGLALAPWVAPAAVRLWRRLESLDARERLTGGVLVGVVAFLVARIGRFVFLLDRPVTDDEQAARFGGQVLASGRFLVELTDPLEAFPTLYLYVKDGMGSSFEWLGLQVAWALGELTGTGSLIFSLAAAVPAVAVAWVATRRLGPAWGAVGALLVLLSPMSALLSMTSHAHLLSRAALSVAVVFFVLAEEKGGRWWLGLGLMSGVSFLCRPFETLFFLAPFYLWVLWRLVRRELPVGACLGGLVLGWLPALVAFLAFNHAVTGDALLPARVSMYTFPAKLTQNDSSMLERFGANTSYNTLMLAVWFLGPVGLLLVGVGASWDRLTKLLLSSVLFLLGLALFHDNHGIHSVGPIHYSECAPALALVAVHGLKRLVDVARRAQLPPATLMAGMLGALVVGLGIFDVRNALALREQAHIHETMDAFLNDAGLGRAVVLAPQYAVAWNQVPAFRKVGSFVLEWAPPHPSYESDLIILRDGEGFARKLRPRFPDRRFFRLLPGKAPEPFRLEPIPDEAPAAAPVPAADGEPH from the coding sequence GTGGCCCAGGCAGCCCTGGGTTGCTTCCTGGTGGCCGCCTTCTTCGGGTTGGGCAGGACGGCCCCGGGGCTGACCCTCTCCTTCCGCATGCCCTTCAGCGCGAGCTCCTCGGGCGAGCTCTATCAGTGGCTCGGGCATGCGCTGCTGCTGGTGCCGGGCGGCGTGCTGTTGGGCCTGGCGCTGGCTCCGTGGGTCGCGCCAGCCGCCGTCCGGCTGTGGAGGCGGCTGGAGTCCCTCGACGCGAGGGAGCGGCTGACCGGTGGGGTGTTGGTGGGCGTGGTCGCCTTCCTGGTGGCCCGAATCGGGCGCTTCGTCTTCCTGTTGGACCGCCCGGTGACGGACGACGAGCAGGCGGCGCGCTTCGGAGGGCAGGTGCTCGCCAGCGGCAGGTTCCTGGTGGAGCTGACGGACCCGCTGGAGGCCTTCCCCACGCTCTACCTGTATGTGAAGGATGGGATGGGCTCCAGCTTCGAATGGCTGGGGCTGCAGGTGGCGTGGGCCCTGGGAGAGCTGACAGGCACCGGCTCGCTCATCTTCTCGTTGGCGGCGGCGGTGCCCGCGGTGGCGGTGGCCTGGGTGGCGACGCGCCGGTTGGGGCCCGCGTGGGGCGCGGTGGGCGCGCTGCTGGTGTTGCTGTCGCCCATGTCCGCGCTGTTGTCGATGACCTCTCACGCGCACCTGTTGTCGCGCGCGGCCCTGTCCGTGGCGGTGGTGTTCTTCGTCCTGGCGGAGGAGAAGGGCGGGCGCTGGTGGCTGGGGTTGGGATTGATGAGCGGCGTGTCCTTCCTGTGCAGGCCGTTCGAGACCCTCTTCTTCCTGGCGCCGTTCTATCTGTGGGTGCTGTGGCGGCTGGTGCGCCGGGAGTTGCCGGTGGGCGCATGCCTGGGCGGGCTCGTGCTGGGGTGGCTGCCGGCGCTGGTGGCGTTCCTCGCCTTCAATCACGCGGTGACGGGGGATGCGCTGCTGCCCGCGCGCGTCTCGATGTACACGTTCCCCGCGAAGCTCACGCAGAACGACAGCTCCATGCTGGAGCGCTTCGGCGCGAACACCAGCTACAACACGTTGATGCTGGCGGTGTGGTTCCTGGGGCCGGTGGGGCTGTTGCTGGTGGGCGTGGGGGCCTCGTGGGACCGACTGACGAAGCTGTTGTTGTCGTCGGTGCTCTTCCTGCTGGGGCTGGCCCTCTTCCACGACAACCATGGCATCCACTCCGTGGGCCCCATCCACTACTCCGAATGCGCGCCGGCGCTGGCCCTGGTGGCCGTGCATGGCTTGAAGCGGCTGGTGGATGTGGCTCGCCGAGCGCAGCTGCCCCCCGCGACGCTCATGGCGGGGATGTTGGGGGCGCTGGTGGTGGGGCTGGGCATCTTCGATGTGCGCAACGCGCTGGCCCTGCGCGAACAGGCCCACATCCACGAGACGATGGATGCATTCCTGAACGACGCGGGCCTGGGGCGCGCGGTGGTCCTGGCGCCGCAGTACGCGGTGGCGTGGAATCAGGTCCCCGCCTTCCGCAAGGTGGGGAGCTTCGTGCTGGAGTGGGCGCCTCCCCATCCGAGCTACGAGTCGGACCTCATCATCCTGCGGGATGGCGAGGGCTTCGCGCGCAAGCTGCGCCCACGCTTCCCGGACCGGCGTTTCTTCAGGCTGCTGCCAGGCAAGGCTCCGGAGCCCTTCCGGTTGGAGCCCATCCCCGATGAAGCCCCGGCCGCTGCGCCTGTGCCCGCCGCGGACGGGGAGCCTCATTGA
- a CDS encoding WbqC family protein: MLVPRHTVAIIQSNYLPWKGYFDILHDVDTFIFYDDVQYTHRDWRNRNRVKTPTGPVWLTVPVGSSTDRLICEARIEGESWARKHWETLRHQYGRTPHFERYAPLLRDVYMSRKWTHLSELNQFLVRHIAHECLGLQVRFRDSREWTLAGAKQERILDLLRQAGATHYVSGPAARSYLRQEDFDAAGIQLTYKDYGGYPEYPQVHPPFEHAVTVLDVLFHLGPEAPEAIWGWRGRAPRADR; this comes from the coding sequence GTGCTAGTGCCCCGGCACACCGTCGCCATCATCCAGTCCAACTATCTGCCCTGGAAGGGCTACTTCGACATCCTCCACGATGTGGACACGTTCATCTTCTACGATGACGTGCAGTACACCCACCGCGACTGGCGCAATCGCAACCGCGTCAAGACGCCGACGGGGCCGGTGTGGCTGACCGTCCCCGTGGGCTCCAGCACGGACCGGCTCATCTGCGAGGCGCGCATCGAGGGCGAATCGTGGGCGCGCAAGCACTGGGAGACGCTGCGCCATCAGTATGGACGCACGCCCCATTTCGAACGCTATGCGCCGCTCCTCCGCGACGTGTACATGTCGCGCAAGTGGACGCATCTGTCGGAGCTGAACCAGTTCCTGGTGCGCCACATCGCCCACGAGTGTCTGGGCCTCCAGGTGCGCTTTCGTGACTCGCGTGAGTGGACGCTCGCTGGAGCGAAGCAGGAGCGCATCCTCGACCTCTTGAGGCAGGCGGGCGCCACGCACTACGTCTCCGGCCCCGCCGCGCGCTCCTATCTGCGGCAGGAGGACTTCGACGCGGCGGGCATCCAGCTCACCTACAAGGACTACGGTGGGTACCCCGAGTACCCGCAGGTCCATCCCCCGTTCGAGCACGCGGTGACGGTGCTGGATGTCCTCTTCCACCTGGGGCCCGAGGCACCCGAGGCCATCTGGGGCTGGCGGGGGCGGGCACCTCGAGCGGACCGCTGA
- the rffA gene encoding dTDP-4-amino-4,6-dideoxygalactose transaminase yields the protein MTIPFNRLQMLGDEAKFIEQALANSHLMGDGGFTRKCHALLEQTLGVGRALLTTSCTHALEMAGLLLDLKPGDEVIVPSFTFVSTANAFVLRGARPVFADIRPDTLNLDERKVESLITERTRLIVPVHYAGVGCEMDTLLEIARRRGVAVVEDNAHGLFGRYRGRALGTFGSFSTLSFHETKNVSCGEGGALLVNDPRHVERAEIIREKGTNRSRFFRGMVDKYTWVDVGSSYVMSDLLAAFLYGQLLEHERIQSRRRALWETYHRELAGWAAAQGVSQPHVPAECEQAYHMYYLLMPSLEVRTRFIQQLRQQGINAVFHYLPLHVSDMGRTFGGQVGDCPVTESISDRLVRLPFFSTMTEQEQTTVLSAVRDFRC from the coding sequence ATGACCATCCCCTTCAATCGGCTGCAGATGCTCGGCGACGAGGCGAAGTTCATCGAGCAGGCGCTGGCCAACAGCCACCTGATGGGAGACGGCGGGTTCACCCGCAAATGCCATGCGCTGCTGGAGCAGACGCTGGGCGTGGGGCGGGCCTTGTTGACCACGTCCTGCACGCACGCGCTGGAGATGGCGGGGCTGCTGCTCGACCTGAAGCCCGGTGACGAGGTCATCGTCCCGTCCTTCACCTTCGTCTCCACCGCGAACGCCTTCGTGCTGCGAGGCGCGCGCCCGGTGTTCGCGGACATCCGGCCCGACACGCTGAACCTGGACGAGCGCAAGGTGGAGTCACTCATCACCGAGCGCACGCGCCTCATCGTCCCCGTCCACTACGCGGGTGTGGGCTGTGAGATGGACACCCTCCTGGAGATCGCGAGGCGCCGGGGCGTGGCCGTGGTGGAGGACAACGCGCATGGTCTCTTCGGCCGCTATCGCGGGCGCGCGCTGGGGACCTTCGGCAGCTTCTCCACGCTCAGCTTCCACGAGACGAAGAACGTGAGCTGCGGCGAGGGCGGCGCGCTGCTCGTCAATGACCCGCGCCATGTCGAGCGGGCGGAAATCATCCGCGAGAAGGGCACCAACCGCAGCCGCTTCTTCCGAGGCATGGTGGACAAGTACACGTGGGTGGACGTCGGCTCCAGCTACGTCATGTCGGACCTGCTGGCGGCCTTCCTCTACGGCCAGCTCCTCGAGCACGAGCGCATCCAGTCGCGTCGCCGGGCCTTGTGGGAGACGTACCACCGGGAGCTCGCCGGCTGGGCCGCCGCCCAGGGCGTGAGCCAGCCCCATGTCCCGGCCGAGTGCGAGCAGGCCTATCACATGTACTACCTCCTGATGCCGTCGCTGGAGGTCCGCACGCGCTTCATCCAGCAGCTGCGTCAGCAGGGCATCAACGCCGTGTTCCACTACCTGCCGTTGCACGTGTCGGACATGGGGCGGACATTCGGCGGGCAGGTGGGGGACTGCCCGGTGACGGAGTCCATCAGCGACCGGCTGGTGCGGCTGCCCTTCTTCAGCACCATGACGGAGCAGGAGCAGACCACGGTGCTCAGCGCCGTGAGGGACTTCCGGTGCTAG
- a CDS encoding glycosyltransferase family 2 protein codes for MTSPAVDISVVIPCFRGESSLPELCARLTRSLEARGAPFEIILVDDSARPALWAVIEGLAQADPRVSGVRLMRNFGQHNATVCGFRHARGRWVVTLDEDLQNPPEEIGALLTRAEQTGADVVYGIPRARQGPGWRSLASRLIMVIPRKVMRVSFDISAFRLVSGRVAAEVARSERHDIILDIYLSWVTDRISATEVRHEHPEGLRSSYTLGRLVTVFFNLLFNYATFPLRLASVGGFCLSVVSALAGALVVFSKYTGYITVPGWASLAVAVLFSSGVTLLGVGILSEYVARIFLQINQKPQAVVRQTTPIALRAVAEPTPEPHRQESLHGHR; via the coding sequence ATGACCTCCCCCGCCGTCGACATCTCCGTGGTCATCCCCTGCTTCCGTGGGGAGTCGTCCCTCCCCGAGCTGTGCGCGCGCCTGACCCGCTCGCTCGAGGCACGGGGCGCGCCCTTCGAAATCATCCTGGTCGATGACAGCGCCCGCCCGGCGCTGTGGGCCGTCATCGAGGGGCTGGCCCAGGCGGATCCACGCGTCAGCGGCGTCCGACTGATGCGCAACTTCGGACAGCACAACGCCACCGTGTGCGGCTTCCGGCACGCCCGAGGGCGCTGGGTGGTGACGCTCGACGAGGACCTGCAGAACCCGCCCGAGGAGATTGGCGCGCTGCTGACGCGCGCCGAGCAGACCGGCGCCGACGTCGTCTATGGCATCCCTCGCGCAAGGCAGGGCCCGGGGTGGCGCTCGCTCGCCTCGCGCCTCATCATGGTCATCCCGCGCAAGGTGATGCGGGTGTCGTTCGACATCTCCGCCTTCCGCCTCGTCTCCGGCCGCGTCGCGGCCGAGGTCGCCCGGAGCGAGCGCCACGACATCATCCTCGACATCTACCTGTCCTGGGTGACGGACCGCATCAGCGCCACCGAGGTGCGGCACGAGCACCCGGAGGGCCTGCGCAGCTCGTACACGCTCGGTCGACTGGTGACGGTGTTCTTCAACCTGCTCTTCAACTACGCCACCTTCCCGCTGCGGCTCGCCTCCGTCGGGGGGTTCTGTCTGTCGGTGGTGTCCGCGCTCGCGGGGGCGCTGGTCGTCTTCTCCAAGTACACCGGCTACATCACCGTGCCCGGCTGGGCCTCGCTGGCGGTGGCGGTGCTGTTCTCGTCGGGCGTGACGCTGCTGGGCGTGGGCATCCTGTCCGAGTACGTGGCGCGCATCTTCCTGCAGATCAACCAGAAGCCCCAGGCCGTCGTACGACAGACGACGCCCATCGCGCTGCGCGCCGTCGCGGAGCCGACGCCCGAGCCCCATCGACAGGAATCCCTCCATGGACATCGCTGA
- a CDS encoding class I SAM-dependent methyltransferase, with translation MDIAEEQRAFYGALLDQYGDDPRALSHRDQATQYERFHRLARVFEHEQGPFSVHEIGCGMGHFGEFLERHHPQALYSGSDVHPSFAEACARKFPRGGFHTRDIVASLPPERYDFLTLSGTFNVRLSASPEAWRGFVQGMLRAMYAMCTRGFAVNFLTTFHDPEYTRAELHYEPPGALLDFVVGQLSRFWELDAAGPLYEYTLRVYRPEHVRARHADPAFSRYFKPASP, from the coding sequence ATGGACATCGCTGAGGAGCAACGCGCCTTCTACGGGGCGCTGCTGGACCAGTACGGGGACGACCCGCGCGCGCTGTCCCACCGCGACCAGGCCACGCAATACGAGCGCTTCCACCGCCTGGCGCGCGTCTTCGAGCACGAGCAAGGCCCGTTCTCCGTCCACGAAATCGGGTGCGGCATGGGGCACTTCGGTGAGTTCCTGGAGCGGCACCACCCCCAGGCCCTGTACTCCGGCAGCGACGTCCACCCCTCCTTCGCCGAGGCATGTGCGCGCAAGTTCCCCCGCGGCGGCTTCCACACCCGGGACATCGTCGCCAGCCTGCCTCCGGAGCGTTACGACTTCCTGACGCTGTCGGGGACCTTCAACGTCCGGCTGTCGGCCTCACCCGAGGCGTGGCGAGGCTTCGTCCAGGGCATGCTGCGCGCGATGTACGCGATGTGCACGCGCGGCTTCGCGGTGAACTTCCTCACCACGTTCCACGACCCGGAGTACACGCGGGCGGAGCTGCACTACGAGCCCCCCGGCGCGCTCCTGGACTTCGTGGTGGGACAGCTCAGCCGGTTCTGGGAGCTGGATGCCGCGGGTCCCCTCTACGAGTACACCTTGCGCGTCTACCGGCCCGAGCACGTTCGCGCGCGCCACGCGGACCCGGCCTTCTCGCGCTACTTCAAGCCCGCCTCGCCATGA
- a CDS encoding FAD-dependent oxidoreductase yields MSLSSSPAPRPSQPPRIAVVGAGPAGLTAGYVLAKAGARVEVHEGSRFIGGLSRTLDLWNQRVDLGPHRFHTQDARIDALWKGVVGEDWASVAAHPGVFRNDGQVLRYPLQVLDVVRKVGITESVRCVLDFGRQQLRPLPEVRTFEDWLVQHFGRRVYEQFFRDYNEKFFGRPCAQVDASVSGAASKDASLIDTVINALRMRVANARASAVKQVTEQFPYPQRGTGEVYERMAQAIRASGGEVLLDSRVEALQVEGRRVTGLRSAQGPRDYDYVISSAPLVPLVAQLPSQSPEVQRALSDARDVLTFRSALLVYLEVHGTDLFPESWLEMHTRAVRACRVTNFRNWVPGLHGAERSTILCVEYWCAQDEAIWSETDEHLARLARTELESVGLLGKAPVGRFHVVRLPRCYPVYQPGYQRVLQPLQEHLSSFERLSSIGRGGRFSYNSQDANWRMGLEAADEARAVLGF; encoded by the coding sequence ATGAGCCTCTCGTCCTCTCCGGCCCCCCGTCCATCGCAGCCTCCCCGCATCGCGGTGGTGGGAGCGGGCCCCGCCGGCCTCACGGCCGGCTATGTCCTGGCGAAGGCCGGAGCCCGGGTCGAGGTCCACGAGGGCAGTCGGTTCATCGGTGGGCTGTCACGCACGCTGGACCTGTGGAACCAGCGCGTGGACCTGGGGCCCCACCGCTTCCACACGCAGGATGCGCGCATCGACGCGCTCTGGAAGGGCGTCGTCGGCGAGGACTGGGCCAGCGTGGCGGCCCACCCCGGCGTCTTCCGCAATGACGGGCAGGTACTCCGCTATCCGCTCCAGGTGCTGGACGTCGTGCGCAAGGTGGGCATCACCGAGTCCGTCCGGTGCGTGCTCGACTTCGGACGCCAGCAACTGCGCCCGCTCCCGGAGGTGAGGACCTTCGAGGACTGGCTGGTGCAGCACTTCGGCCGCCGCGTCTACGAGCAGTTCTTCCGTGACTACAACGAGAAGTTCTTCGGCCGCCCCTGCGCCCAGGTGGACGCGAGCGTGTCGGGCGCCGCCAGCAAGGACGCCTCGCTCATCGACACCGTCATCAATGCCCTGCGCATGCGCGTGGCCAACGCCCGGGCGAGCGCCGTCAAGCAGGTCACCGAGCAGTTCCCCTATCCCCAGCGCGGCACCGGCGAGGTGTACGAGCGCATGGCCCAGGCCATCCGCGCCAGCGGCGGCGAGGTGCTCCTCGACAGCCGGGTGGAGGCGCTCCAGGTCGAAGGGCGCCGGGTGACGGGGCTGCGCTCCGCCCAGGGGCCCCGGGACTACGACTACGTCATCTCCAGCGCCCCGCTCGTGCCGCTCGTGGCGCAGCTGCCCTCTCAATCTCCGGAGGTCCAACGCGCGCTGAGCGACGCACGCGACGTGCTCACCTTCCGCAGCGCGCTGCTGGTGTACCTGGAGGTCCACGGGACGGACCTGTTCCCCGAGTCCTGGCTGGAGATGCACACGCGCGCCGTCCGGGCCTGCCGCGTCACCAACTTCCGCAACTGGGTGCCCGGGCTCCATGGCGCGGAGCGCTCCACCATCCTCTGCGTCGAGTACTGGTGTGCCCAGGACGAGGCGATCTGGAGCGAGACGGACGAGCACCTGGCGAGGCTCGCGCGGACGGAGCTGGAGTCCGTGGGCCTGCTTGGCAAGGCCCCCGTGGGCCGCTTCCATGTGGTGCGGCTGCCGCGCTGCTATCCCGTGTACCAGCCGGGCTATCAGCGCGTCCTCCAGCCCCTCCAGGAGCACCTCTCCAGCTTCGAGCGTCTGAGCTCCATCGGCCGGGGCGGCCGCTTCTCCTACAACAGCCAGGACGCCAACTGGCGCATGGGACTGGAAGCCGCGGACGAGGCCCGGGCCGTCCTGGGGTTCTAG
- a CDS encoding sigma-54-dependent transcriptional regulator, producing the protein MQAQEGAFRGHVLIVDDELSMREYLELLLHREGYVVTSVPGVKPACEVLARDGVDLVISDMKLGTGSGLDVLRTARARKEPPEVVLITAFGSPAAAVEAMREGAYDYICKPFDNDELRLLVQKALEKRLLRQENTTLRARLLPGLGMAVGQSARMQAVWSLVEKVAPGRSTVLVTGESGTGKELVARAIHMRGSRAAQPFLPFNCAALNEGTLESELFGHVKGAFTGALHERSGLLVSAGEGTVMLDEVGEMPLATQVKLLRVLQERKVKPVGSAAEVPFQARVIAATNRRLEAEVKAGRFREDLFYRLNVITLELPPLRERAGDISLLAGHFLSRMAEELGRPALRFAQETLDLLERYAFPGNVRQLQNMVERAATLSDTDLLGPSTLPPAVRGESEPMSRPGEPGEPSLGTGFNLERHLDDSERRYLLAALKQAGGVKTRAAELLGLSFRSFRYRLAKHGLTDELEEPAGRG; encoded by the coding sequence ATGCAGGCCCAAGAGGGCGCCTTCCGTGGCCATGTCCTCATCGTGGACGACGAGCTGTCCATGCGTGAGTACCTGGAGCTCTTGCTGCACCGCGAAGGCTATGTGGTGACGAGCGTGCCCGGGGTGAAGCCCGCGTGCGAGGTGCTCGCGCGGGATGGCGTGGACCTGGTCATCTCCGACATGAAGCTCGGGACGGGCAGCGGGCTGGACGTGCTGCGCACGGCGCGCGCGCGCAAGGAGCCGCCGGAGGTCGTGCTGATTACGGCCTTCGGTTCGCCCGCCGCCGCGGTGGAGGCGATGCGCGAGGGCGCGTACGACTACATCTGCAAGCCCTTCGACAACGACGAGCTGCGGCTGCTGGTGCAGAAGGCGCTGGAGAAGCGCCTTTTGCGGCAGGAGAACACCACCCTGCGCGCGCGGCTGTTGCCCGGGCTGGGCATGGCGGTGGGACAGAGCGCCCGGATGCAGGCGGTGTGGTCGCTGGTGGAGAAGGTTGCGCCCGGGCGCAGCACGGTGCTGGTGACGGGGGAGAGCGGCACGGGCAAGGAGCTGGTGGCGCGGGCCATCCACATGCGGGGCAGCCGGGCGGCGCAGCCGTTCTTGCCCTTCAACTGCGCGGCGCTCAACGAGGGCACGCTGGAGAGCGAGCTGTTCGGCCACGTGAAGGGCGCCTTCACGGGGGCCTTGCACGAGCGCTCGGGGCTCCTGGTGTCCGCGGGTGAGGGCACCGTGATGTTGGACGAAGTGGGGGAGATGCCGCTGGCCACGCAGGTGAAGCTCCTGCGCGTGTTGCAGGAGCGCAAGGTGAAGCCGGTGGGCAGTGCGGCGGAGGTGCCCTTCCAGGCGCGCGTCATCGCGGCGACGAACCGGCGGCTGGAGGCGGAGGTGAAGGCGGGCCGCTTCCGCGAGGACCTCTTCTACCGGCTCAACGTGATTACGCTCGAGCTGCCGCCCTTGCGTGAGCGGGCGGGGGACATCTCGCTGCTCGCGGGCCACTTCCTGTCGAGGATGGCGGAGGAGCTGGGGCGTCCAGCGCTGCGCTTCGCGCAGGAGACCCTGGACCTGCTGGAGCGCTACGCGTTCCCTGGCAACGTGCGCCAGCTGCAGAACATGGTGGAGCGCGCGGCGACGCTGTCGGACACGGACCTGCTGGGCCCGTCCACGCTGCCGCCGGCGGTGCGCGGCGAGTCGGAGCCGATGTCGCGTCCGGGCGAGCCGGGCGAGCCGTCATTGGGCACGGGCTTCAACCTGGAGCGGCATCTGGATGACAGCGAGCGGCGCTACCTGCTGGCGGCCCTGAAGCAGGCGGGCGGCGTGAAGACGCGCGCCGCGGAGCTGCTTGGGCTGTCGTTCCGCTCGTTCCGCTACCGGCTGGCGAAGCACGGCCTCACGGATGAGCTGGAGGAGCCGGCGGGCCGCGGGTGA